A part of Citrifermentans bremense genomic DNA contains:
- a CDS encoding IS3 family transposase — MYRDIKNKRQREDQALLPAIKKAFHDSDKTYGAVRVVKELQKQQQYVGKNRVWRLMRENDLRVKTKRRFKVTTNSDHKRPVAPNLLQRNFSAPAPNQVWTGDITYIETAQGWLYLAVVLDLFSRRIVGWSMSDRMTDDLVVTAFANAAVKRRPGAGFIFHSDRGSQYCSKRFGATISKAGGMQSMSGTGCCYDNAVTETFFSTLKRELVYHCSFKTRQEAQSRIFCYIEGFYNRKRLHSAIGYCSPEEFEQQELKMAA, encoded by the coding sequence GTGTACCGTGATATTAAAAACAAGCGGCAGCGTGAAGACCAGGCACTTCTACCAGCTATCAAAAAAGCCTTTCATGACAGCGACAAGACGTACGGTGCAGTACGAGTAGTCAAAGAGCTGCAAAAGCAACAACAGTACGTCGGAAAGAACCGCGTCTGGCGCCTGATGCGTGAAAATGATCTGCGAGTGAAGACTAAGCGGCGATTCAAAGTCACCACCAACTCAGATCACAAACGGCCTGTCGCGCCAAACCTTTTACAGCGGAACTTCTCTGCTCCAGCCCCTAATCAGGTTTGGACTGGTGACATCACGTATATCGAGACTGCTCAGGGCTGGTTGTACCTGGCAGTCGTGCTGGATCTCTTCTCCCGCCGGATCGTTGGCTGGAGCATGAGCGACCGAATGACAGACGACCTGGTTGTAACGGCTTTTGCCAATGCAGCGGTGAAGCGTCGGCCAGGAGCTGGCTTCATCTTCCACAGCGATCGCGGTTCGCAGTACTGCAGTAAGCGCTTCGGTGCCACGATTAGCAAAGCTGGCGGCATGCAAAGCATGAGCGGCACCGGATGCTGCTACGACAATGCTGTGACGGAGACATTCTTCTCGACGCTGAAGAGAGAGTTGGTTTACCACTGCTCCTTCAAAACCCGGCAGGAGGCGCAAAGTCGGATCTTTTGCTACATCGAAGGTTTTTACAATCGCAAGAGGCTACACTCTGCCATCGGCTATTGCTCCCCGGAAGAGTTCGAGCAGCAGGAGTTGAAGATGGCAGCATAA
- a CDS encoding FtsZ/tubulin family protein: protein MKRREFMQVLGTGLLSTVIMPGVMGRILIQPVGRVTVPFDFDSEECCKILVVGIGKAVAPSIAIISQGAPHTSCHQVIFDPSGKGTDLGDLLTQVRTSHLLFLLSAFDDPACRPIFEALGAAARESNLLTVGVSPYGAPLQDMKMLSSLWPVTRLALPPFPQLAENIAVDLSGWDWYATRHMVATIVEIILIPSLICIDFADVKSILTAGTLGCMGVGVAPVKMAQIAAMRAFDRLSAQGFKSSAESGFLACVRGSDMMTMDDFDDAARVIHETIPEDSNVICSIIMDESMGGNIKVTVLATTPVSAPQAHLF, encoded by the coding sequence ATGAAACGTCGAGAGTTTATGCAGGTGCTGGGGACCGGGTTGCTGTCTACGGTAATCATGCCCGGGGTGATGGGACGGATACTTATTCAGCCGGTGGGCAGGGTCACCGTACCTTTTGACTTCGACAGTGAGGAATGCTGCAAAATCCTGGTGGTTGGCATAGGCAAAGCGGTAGCGCCCTCTATCGCCATTATTTCCCAGGGCGCCCCGCACACCTCCTGCCATCAGGTTATTTTCGATCCTAGCGGAAAAGGGACGGATCTGGGTGATCTGTTGACCCAGGTGCGAACCAGCCATCTGTTGTTTCTGCTCAGCGCCTTCGACGACCCCGCCTGCAGACCTATTTTCGAGGCACTCGGTGCCGCAGCGCGAGAATCCAATTTGCTCACAGTCGGCGTAAGCCCCTACGGTGCACCGCTGCAGGACATGAAAATGCTCTCTTCACTCTGGCCCGTTACTCGCCTCGCGCTCCCCCCATTCCCACAGCTGGCTGAAAACATAGCGGTCGACCTGAGCGGCTGGGATTGGTACGCGACGCGGCACATGGTTGCTACCATCGTGGAGATCATTCTAATCCCCTCGCTTATCTGCATCGATTTTGCCGATGTCAAAAGCATACTCACGGCCGGTACGCTAGGATGCATGGGTGTAGGCGTAGCTCCGGTCAAAATGGCGCAGATCGCCGCCATGAGGGCTTTTGACCGCTTGTCGGCCCAAGGATTCAAAAGTAGCGCTGAATCCGGATTCCTTGCCTGTGTCCGAGGTTCCGACATGATGACGATGGATGATTTTGATGACGCAGCCAGAGTAATACATGAAACCATCCCGGAAGACTCAAACGTGATTTGCAGTATCATCATGGATGAGTCGATGGGAGGGAATATCAAAGTCACAGTTCTGGCCACCACCCCCGTCAGCGCGCCTCAGGCACATCTCTTTTAG
- a CDS encoding helix-turn-helix transcriptional regulator: MGVATFSYQPFPALELSVPRTSILRAGYPENPHTIGEHIRKRRMDLGLLQREAANKIGVQKDSIYNWERGVQPELRFMPKIIDFLGYVPFGCQDDILGKLAYYKLISGLSYKELGAKVGIHYEQLQAWLTGRTKPNKKSFCRLKEFLQTAP; encoded by the coding sequence ATGGGTGTGGCAACCTTTTCATACCAACCTTTCCCTGCCCTGGAATTGTCGGTACCGCGAACAAGTATACTCCGTGCTGGCTATCCTGAAAATCCGCACACAATAGGGGAACACATCAGAAAAAGGCGAATGGATCTTGGCCTCCTCCAGCGCGAGGCGGCAAACAAGATTGGGGTCCAAAAAGATAGCATATATAACTGGGAGAGGGGTGTTCAGCCTGAGTTGCGGTTTATGCCGAAGATCATCGACTTCCTCGGCTACGTCCCCTTTGGCTGCCAGGACGATATCCTTGGCAAACTGGCCTACTATAAGCTAATCAGCGGCTTAAGCTACAAGGAACTAGGGGCCAAAGTCGGCATCCACTATGAGCAGCTCCAAGCATGGCTTACGGGGAGGACAAAGCCGAACAAAAAGAGCTTTTGTCGTCTAAAAGAGTTCCTACAGACTGCACCCTAA
- a CDS encoding metallophosphoesterase, producing MAIVVGDIHGNVEKVQAFLEYRPDQEHIALGDYLDSPYESLQCQLRALQLLLESPTVLLWGNHDLHYLVPPPFRCSGFQYRETVLQEVIEKNHRRFVAAHVADGWLCTHAGCSTKLTQGQPAELIAARINEAMNAWLYRGERHCIFDIGIARDGAAALGGCFWFDLRQEKLWLCTEIHQVFGHTSFEKPEVAEKYVALNTESNKETVFLFDTQTGQVVALPLPERRRRCTRCLMLVDYVNEDGTCTDCGRDGR from the coding sequence ATGGCAATCGTTGTAGGTGACATACACGGCAATGTTGAAAAGGTTCAAGCGTTCCTAGAGTATCGGCCCGACCAAGAGCATATCGCGTTGGGCGACTATCTGGATTCTCCTTATGAGTCACTGCAGTGTCAACTGAGGGCGCTGCAGTTGCTGCTGGAAAGCCCAACGGTACTCCTGTGGGGAAACCATGATTTGCACTATTTAGTCCCGCCGCCGTTCCGCTGTAGTGGGTTTCAGTATCGGGAAACGGTGCTACAGGAGGTCATTGAGAAAAACCATAGGCGATTCGTGGCGGCCCACGTTGCAGATGGCTGGCTCTGCACCCACGCTGGGTGCAGCACAAAACTGACTCAAGGGCAACCAGCCGAACTGATTGCCGCAAGGATCAACGAAGCAATGAACGCCTGGCTCTACCGCGGGGAAAGGCACTGCATTTTTGATATAGGGATTGCCAGGGATGGGGCAGCGGCTCTGGGCGGATGCTTCTGGTTTGACCTGAGACAGGAAAAACTCTGGCTGTGCACGGAGATTCATCAGGTTTTCGGGCACACCTCATTTGAAAAACCGGAGGTGGCTGAGAAATACGTAGCGCTGAACACGGAGAGTAACAAGGAAACAGTCTTTTTGTTCGATACCCAGACGGGCCAAGTCGTCGCACTACCGTTACCGGAACGGCGGAGACGGTGCACTAGGTGCTTAATGCTGGTTGACTATGTTAACGAAGACGGAACCTGTACAGACTGCGGACGAGATGGAAGATGA
- a CDS encoding ADP-ribosylglycohydrolase family protein: MDGDDLKTALDKSCNTLIANPHAGETLEAIRKATQLASDPNISACPETVEKLGGGWVGEEALAISIYCSLVAKEDFARGVLLAVNHSGDSDSTGAITGNILGALLGSQQLPLKWLNQLELRDVIERVATDLFIGFSPQRQWTDSYPGY; encoded by the coding sequence ATAGACGGAGACGATCTGAAAACAGCCTTGGATAAATCTTGCAACACATTAATCGCAAATCCACACGCAGGTGAGACCCTTGAAGCAATTCGTAAAGCTACCCAGTTGGCTTCTGACCCTAATATTTCGGCATGTCCAGAAACGGTTGAAAAGCTTGGTGGCGGCTGGGTAGGTGAAGAAGCTCTGGCTATCTCCATATACTGTTCTCTGGTCGCAAAAGAGGACTTTGCCCGTGGGGTTCTGCTGGCAGTTAATCACAGTGGAGACAGTGATAGCACAGGTGCCATCACAGGGAACATTCTAGGGGCTCTGCTTGGATCACAGCAGCTTCCGCTCAAGTGGTTGAATCAGCTGGAACTGAGAGATGTAATAGAACGAGTGGCTACGGATCTTTTCATCGGGTTCAGCCCTCAAAGACAATGGACTGATTCGTACCCCGGGTACTAA